In the genome of Balneola sp., one region contains:
- the leuC gene encoding 3-isopropylmalate dehydratase large subunit: MGKTLFEKVWDRHVADKVQGGLEILYIDRHFIHEVTSPQAFDGIRNRGIGLFRKDRIVATADHNVPTKDQHLPIKDVLSKFQVDTLTKNCEEFGIELYGLGHKYQGIVHVIGPELGITKPGMTIVCGDSHTSTHGAFGTIAFGIGTSQVEQVMATQCLLLQRPKTMRINIEGELEEGVYSKDIVLYIISKLGTAGGTGYFVEYAGSAIRSLSMEARMTICNMSIEMGARGGMIAPDETTFEYIKGRKYAPEGEQFDEAVSFWSSLYSDEDAEFDAEFTFNAEDIQPMITYGTNPGMGIGVTEYIPTLDEVKNPDALLKSLTYMGLEPGERLLDKKINHVFIGSCTNSRIEDLRIVAGYVKGKKKAPHVQAMIVPGSKQVEVQARDEGIHEILAEAGFELREPGCSACLGMNEDKIPKGEYCVSTSNRNFEGRQGPGARTMLVSPLTAAVIAVEGKIVDAREYIGEGVLS, encoded by the coding sequence ATGGGAAAAACATTATTCGAGAAAGTCTGGGATCGTCATGTGGCGGATAAGGTCCAAGGTGGACTGGAAATTCTTTATATAGATCGCCATTTCATTCATGAAGTAACCAGCCCTCAAGCATTCGATGGAATTCGGAATAGGGGTATTGGTCTATTCAGGAAGGATCGTATTGTAGCCACTGCCGATCATAACGTGCCTACAAAAGACCAGCATCTTCCAATCAAAGATGTGCTATCCAAATTTCAGGTCGATACACTTACCAAAAATTGCGAAGAATTTGGAATCGAACTATACGGTTTGGGTCATAAATATCAAGGTATTGTTCATGTAATCGGGCCTGAACTTGGAATCACCAAACCGGGAATGACCATTGTTTGTGGGGATAGTCATACTTCTACTCATGGAGCCTTTGGAACCATTGCCTTTGGTATTGGGACTTCCCAGGTGGAGCAGGTAATGGCAACTCAGTGTTTATTACTTCAACGCCCCAAAACCATGCGGATCAATATTGAAGGAGAGCTTGAAGAAGGAGTGTATTCCAAAGATATCGTACTCTATATTATTTCAAAGCTAGGTACAGCTGGTGGGACCGGCTATTTTGTGGAATATGCAGGTTCAGCTATCCGATCTCTTTCGATGGAAGCCCGGATGACCATATGTAATATGAGTATTGAAATGGGAGCAAGAGGCGGTATGATCGCTCCCGATGAAACCACTTTCGAATATATCAAAGGCAGAAAATATGCCCCTGAAGGTGAACAATTTGATGAAGCGGTGAGTTTTTGGAGCAGCCTGTATTCAGACGAAGATGCCGAATTTGATGCAGAATTCACTTTTAACGCTGAAGACATTCAGCCTATGATTACCTATGGGACCAATCCTGGAATGGGTATTGGTGTCACGGAGTATATCCCAACACTGGATGAAGTTAAAAATCCGGATGCATTGCTTAAGTCGCTAACGTATATGGGACTTGAACCTGGAGAACGGCTTCTTGACAAGAAAATAAATCATGTATTTATTGGGAGCTGTACCAATAGTCGAATTGAAGATCTCAGGATTGTAGCTGGCTATGTGAAAGGAAAGAAGAAGGCTCCGCATGTACAGGCCATGATTGTACCTGGATCAAAACAGGTTGAGGTCCAGGCTCGGGATGAGGGTATCCATGAAATACTTGCGGAAGCTGGCTTTGAACTACGAGAACCAGGATGTTCCGCATGTTTGGGGATGAATGAGGATAAAATCCCTAAAGGCGAATACTGTGTTTCCACTTCAAACAGGAATTTTGAAGGTCGACAAGGACCTGGTGCCAGAACGATGTTGGTGAGCCCACTCACTGCAGCAGTTATTGCAGTAGAAGGTAAAATTGTAGATGCCCGAGAATATATTGGAGAAGGAGTGTTGAGTTAA